Proteins encoded in a region of the Coffea eugenioides isolate CCC68of chromosome 4, Ceug_1.0, whole genome shotgun sequence genome:
- the LOC113769093 gene encoding putative disease resistance protein At1g50180, translating into MADPVISLVIERTSDLLVQKIVFLKGVRRQVDSLKNDLVRMRCFLKDADQRQDEDERIRNWVSEIRAAAYDAEDIIEIFANKVEFFTKNKGLVTKLTHYPLKIVNLYKIGKEIESLRMRLKEIADSREEYGIKNLGEGTRTHGEELQRIRRSFPLSEDKDVVGFGEMTKSLVAELLKEDKNRRLVSIVGMGGAGKTTLAKKVYNHADVRARFNCRAWVCVSSSYDHKETLRAIIKQLNPITNELLDMLEKMQEQDLEERLYQDLQDKCYLVVLDDVWKEAAWDCLARAFPDVNTSSRVVLTSRNRDVAQHADALSKPHELKTLGQKDSWQLFLKKALGHGANAGCPPDLEEVGREITRRCGGLPLAITVVGGLLLAKKKLKSEWETVLNNFNTHLSGGQSGVSAILELSYADLPANLKFCFLYLGLFPEDSVISVRKLIHMWVAEGIMQKRDAVNLEETAAYDDVERLCSRNMVQAAEMTVDERIKSCRVHDLLRELAIRKAEDENFFQIHDTRDNEISAKSRYLAVHVLPLEKNYFGSSTPPLRSLLFSISAAVTGKTLVLAPKVSESLGY; encoded by the coding sequence ATGGCTGACCCTGTTATCTCTCTTGTTATTGAGAGAACTAGCGATCTGCTGGTTCAAAAAATTGTTTTCCTGAAAGGCGTTCGAAGACAAGTTGATAGCCTCAAAAATGATCTGGTCCGGATGCGATGTTTCCTGAAAGATGCTGATCAGAGGCAAGATGAAGATGAGAGGATTCGCAACTGGGTTTCTGAAATCAGAGCTGCGGCCTACGATGCGGAGGATATTATTGAGATATTTGCCAACAAAGTTGAGTTCTTCACAAAGAACAAGGGACTCGTCACCAAATTGACGCATTATCCCTTGAAAATTGTGAACCTCTACAAGATAGGTAAAGAGATTGAATCCTTACGGATGAGGCTCAAGGAGATTGCTGATAGCCGCGAAGAGTATGGTATCAAAAATCTTGGAGAGGGAACGAGAACACATGGAGAAGAGCTTCAACGTATCCGGCGATCCTTTCCTCTCAGCGAGGACAAGGATGTAGTGGGCTTCGGGGAGATGACAAAATCGCTGGTGGCAGAACTTTTGAAAGAGGACAAAAACCGCCGTCTGGTTTCAATCGTCGGCATGGGAGGTGCTGGTAAGACAACTCTAGCCAAGAAAGTTTATAACCATGCTGACGTCAGGGCAAGATTCAACTGCCGTGCTTGGGTATGCGTCTCTTCAAGCTACGATCACAAAGAGACGCTGAGGGCAATCATAAAGCAGTTAAATCCGATAACTAACGAGCTACTTGACATGTTGGAAAAGATGCAGGAGCAGGACTTGGAAGAAAGGCTCTATCAAGATCTACAAGACAAATGTTATCTTGTGGTACTTGATGATGTATGGAAGGAAGCAGCGTGGGATTGTCTTGCTAGGGCCTTTCCTGATGTTAATACATCAAGTAGAGTGGTACTTACGAGTCGCAATCGGGATGTGGCCCAACACGCAGATGCTCTTAGCAAACCACATGAGCTGAAAACTTTGGGGCAGAAAGACAGCTGGCAATTGTTTCTCAAAAAGGCCTTAGGCCATGGAGCTAATGCTGGGTGTCCTCCCGATTTGGAAGAAGTAGGCAGAGAGATTACCAGAAGATGTGGTGGTCTGCCGCTGGCCATCACGGTTGTAGGTGGCCTGCTGCTGGCAAAGAAAAAGTTGAAGAGTGAATGGGAGACAGTTCTCAACAACTTTAACACACACCTATCAGGGGGCCAGAGTGGAGTATCAGCAATTCTGGAATTAAGTTATGCAGACCTTCCTGccaatctgaaattttgcttTTTGTATTTGGGTTTGTTTCCCGAAGACTCCGTGATTTCTGTGCGCAAGTTGATCCACATGTGGGTTGCAGAGGGAATAATGCAAAAAAGAGATGCAGTAAATTTGGAGGAAACTGCAGCATATGATGATGTGGAACGACTTTGTAGCAGAAATATGGTCCAAGCGGCGGAAATGACTGTTGATGAAAGGATTAAAAGCTGCAGAGTCCATGATTTACTGCGAGAGCTTGCAATCAGAAAGGCAGAGGATGAAAATTTCTTTCAGATCCATGACACCAGAGATAATGAAATATCAGCCAAATCCAGGTACCTTGCTGTTCATGTTCTCCCTctggaaaaaaattattttgggtCTTCGACCCCTCCTCTCCGGTCTCTACTTTTTTCAATATCCGCCGCGGTTACGGGAAAGACATTAGTCTTAGCTCCAAAAGTTTCAGAAAGCTTAGGATATTAG